Genomic window (Oryza sativa Japonica Group chromosome 3, ASM3414082v1):
acccccccccccccccccccacattTCTGGCAATTTCCTCTCGGTTCACTCGCCGCTTTCTACGCGGGGCGCGGTTGAATTTCGCCTCTCTTTCCGTTTGTGTCCGCGACACAAATTGCACACTTCCGCGCGCACACGGACGGCGTTCACGCGGAGGAAAAAATGTAGCGAGTGTGCGTTCGCACAATCTTGCCAATTTTGTATGCACAGAGGTAGCTGAAATGTGTACTTGACacatgaaaggaaaaaaaaacgcaAAACAATTCCTGATTGTgtcccacacacacacacacacacacacacaaatctCCTGGTTCTATCAAAATGATTTTGACACATTGCTTGTGGGAGTATGTTTGATACAGATAGGGTTGAGGTTTACTCCGTGTTCTAAGCATTATATGATCATTGATGgatgatttattttaaaaaatcatgatGAGCAACCTTTTGTTTTGTAAAAAATGTGAGTAGTCGCAAAGTTATGTGTTCACACGGCATACATTTAACTATATGCCTTTTTTAGTCATGGTACACCAATGGATTCAAACAGAGCTGATAACCCTGAAAAAAACAAAGCTAATAATCACATCATTTGCTACGGACACCCAGTCCATCTACTTTGTTCTTTATGTCAAGGAATGAGCTATAGAAGTATAAACGGTATGAGTGGATCGCAAAACAAGTCCAAAGGATGACATCCCATTTATTATCTCCACATATGGAAAATTACTGCATTTAAAAGGTATATACATAAATAGTAAGAATGTAAATGATTATTAATGAGGTGTGTAAGAATCGCTAAATATGTTATATCATTGACATCGTACCTATATCACATAAAAATGTCTATTTcaaaattaaatctaacatgTTAATGTGCACTTGTAAAGCAGGTTAGCACAATTGTATGTGTTTGATTTAAAGCCCACGCCGCTTCTTGTAGCTAGAACATTTTGTCGCATCCATCTTGCTGAGCTTTGAAACTATCTGACTGCATCTAGAAGTAGGTGTATCGTGCATCACCACATCTCCAAGATATACTCAATAAATTCATAGACGCtcattctaaacttgtatgcaTTATTGTATGCAGCCTATGCGCGCCCGTATCAACTCTATATAACTACATGGAGAACACACTAGAACTAATCTAACCTCCATAGATTGCACTTCTAGATGAAGATGTATCTAGGAATAGTCGAAACTGTAATGATCATTGTGGTAAGTAAAAATCAATACATGTCATGTAATTgaccttatactccctccgtactcataaaggaagtcgttttggacagcaacacggtctccaaaacacaactttgacttcttgttgctataaaatatttattgaaaaatgatttatgtatatttttatgaaagtttttttcaagaaaaatatattcatataatttttacattttcaaactcaacaacttgagagttatttataatttatattcccaaggtttaacttaaacattgtcctaaacgacttcttttacgagtacggagggagtatttgtttggGAGTTGTGTCTAGGAAAGGCGATATGTATCTTGAcgtcatacatatatatatcataaataaatatatatagtatatattaaACCAAACGTGTCAATGTACACTTGTAAAGCAGGAAAGTTCTATACCTTCAATTTATCACCCCCGCCGCTTCTTATAGCTAGAATGCTTTGTCGAGCTTGCAAATGGAAAGTAGGTGTGTCGTTTGTCACCCCATCTCCAAGATGTAGAAACTAATATATCTCGATAAATTTATAGACATTCATTTGAAACTTACACACCATGCTCGTATCAACTCTATACAATCGCACGGGTTCACACGCAGGGTTTACCAAACCGTTTTGGGTGGGGTTACCGTCACACCACGGTTTGGCGGTTATAGCGAGGTATACTGTGGTTCAAAAAACTGAGAAGGTTACCGCACGTGATAACCACAATAACCGTACGATAACCACGTGGTTTTGTAAACCCTGTTCACACATGAACTAATCTAATCTTGAATATTGTGTATTAAATCTATTGTGTTACTGTACACCTGTAAACTAGTAGCATGACGGTATACCTTTAGCTTATCGTCCACGTCGCGTCTAGCTTATAGATAGAACATTTTGACACATACTTCACGCTAATGTTGAAACTGTGTGCTTGCACCTAGAATTAGGTGTCCAGATCATCACTCCATCTCTGGAATGTATACGCCGATATATCTCTTAGATGTTTGTTTCGAATTTATTATTGCCCGCAACGTACCCACAACCTCATCGACTCTATAGAAATTAACCGATGGAGAGACGATTTCCATCCCATCCTAAGTCCTTTAAAATCTTGAGAGCTAGTGTCTCCTAAGAATCATGGTAGTGATTCTGATAGCAGAGGTGTCCCTAGAATAGAGTAAGATTGCTAATAGTTTCATCTTGTCATAATTAAGTTGTGTAAGGAATAGGTTTGTTAGCCAAACCATTCTGAATAAAATTGGATTTCGAAAGCGTGAGAGATAGtatgtactacctccatttcaggttataagactttctagcattgcccacattcatatagatattaatgaatctaagtacacatatatgtctagatttattaacatatatatgaatgtgggcaatgctagaaagtcttataatatgaaacggagaaagtagtaAGTTGCGGGATGAACACAATTTTCTGTAGAAGTTTGAGTGCTAGTGTATCTCTCCTAGTAATCATGGCAATGATTTTATCGAAGAGGTGTCTCTAGAATGTAGTAGAATCGGCGGCAAAGGTTTCGCGCAGTCAGTTGTGAAAGGGATAGTTTTGCTAGCAACAcaatcccccctcccccccctcctaacacacacacacatccaCACATATCTTTGGCTTCTCGTCTACATCGCGTCTAGCTTATAGATAGAACAATTTGTCGCATACTTCTCGCTAGCGTTGAAACTATGTGCCTACAGATAGAAGTAGGTGTCCCATCATCACTCCATCTCTAGGATGTAGACGCCGATATATCTCTTAGACGATTGTTTCAAATTTATTATTGCCCACAGCCCACAACCACATCGACCCTATATAAACCGACGAGGAACCATTTCCATCCCATCCCAACTCGTTCAAAACTTGAGAGCTAGTTCCTCTGAGGAATCATGGCTGTGATACCTATAGCAGAGGTGTGTCCCTAGAATAGAGTAAGGTTGCTTGTAGTGTCATAAGTGGTGTAATGAATAGGATCGCTAGCGAAACCATCTTGAATGGAATTGGATTTCGAAACCATTTTGAGTGGTGTAATATAATTTTTCGTTGAAGTTTGGGTTTTAGCGTATCTCTCCTAGGAATCATGGCAGTGATTTTATTGAATATGTGTCTTTAAAATATAGTAGAATCGCTAGCAAAGGTATTTTGCAGAAAGTTGTGAAAGAGATAGTATTGCTAGCAAGAAAACCCCCCCTCCACACAGACACACATCCCACCCCAcccacatacacacacacaaacagtaAGTTGTGTCTTGTgagagaatttttttaaaaaagaaaaaactgtgGGAGGAACAGGGTCGCTACCAAATTCATCATGGGGTAAGTTGCAGGGTACCCGGAGCAGGATAGCCACCGTTCACTCAAAAAAGGGCCTACCCTTTATTGCATCACTCGACTCCAACTATAGTCAACTCCCATAAACAAAACTAGGCTCTCCTCTGCCCTCCCTTTCCTAAAAGGTCAACTCATCTCTCCATTCCCCCCCGATCCCCAAAATCCAAAgcccgagagagggagagaggagaatgGGCAATGGCATCACCAAGAATCCGTGCTTCTCCGGCGAcccgtacgccgccgccgtggcgtccGACCCTCTCCCGGACGACAGCCACGGCCACTCCTTCACGTACGTGCCGTCCTCCGCGGCCGCCTTCGACCACTCCCCGAGGTCCGCCGCGGCGTCCTCCGAGACGTCATACTTCTCGctctccggcgccgccatcaGCGCCAACCCGGCGACGTCCGCGTCGATGCCGTCGTTCCGCCTCTACAACGAGCTGACGTGGCCGCCGTCGACGGCCTGCACCTTCGAGAGCTCCCGCTCCTTCGCCGCGGCGCCGCTCATCCAGGCCGCGCCGCCCAGGCTGTCCATGTCCGGGCCGCTCCACGCGACGTCGGGGCGCTTCTCCGAGGCGTCGGGAtcggcctccaccgcctccgacCGCTTCTCCGACCACCCGTTCATGGACGGCATGCTCGACCGCGCCtcgtcggcctcctccaccgccaggCTCATGCCCAGCTTCTCTCACCTCATGTCTGAGCCCCGCGTCGCGCAGTCCGGCCTGAGCAATGAGCGATCGCTCATCCGATCCCTTGTCAGGGTCGCCTCCAAGCTCCGGTTTGGGGTGCCGCTCTCCGGCCGCCGGTCGAATGGACCTGCCGAACCGACGACCAAGAGCGACGGCGACTACCGCTCCACGCCCAAGGGCAATGTGGAGTGGGCGCAGGGCATGGCCGGCGAGGACCGGTTCCACGTCGCCGTCTCCGAGGAGCACGGCTGGGTGTTCGTCGGAATCTACGACGGCTTCAACGGCCCCGACGCAACCGACTACCTCTTCGCCAACCTCTACGTCGCCGTGCACCGCGAGCTCAAGGGCGTGCTCTGGGACGACATACAAGGCGTCGACGTCGTCACGGACAACCTCCCGGACCCTGCTCTGGCCAATGCCACACACCTCTGTTTCCTTGAcgcaggcggcgtcggcggcggtggcgacgacgaccccgacGCAGAGCGCAAGGCGAAGAGGGGGCGGATCGAGCGCAATGCCGATGACGACGGCGCGTCGTCGGTGCACCGCGACGTCCTGAAGGCGCTGGCGCGCGCGCTGGCGAGGACGGAGGAGGCGTTcttcgcggcggcggaggagcgcgcGGCGCAGAGCCCCGAGCTGGGCCTGGTCGGGTCGTGCGTGCTGGTGATGCTGATGAAGGGCAAGGACGTGTACCTGATGAACGTCGGCGACAGCCGCGCCGtgctggcgcggcggcgcgagccgGACTTCAAGGACATCTTCTTCAGGCCCGACCAGGACTTGCAGCTGCTCAAGGCCGAGGTGATGCGCGAGCTCGAGGCGCACGACAGGAATGGCCTCCAGTGCGTGCAGCTCACTCCCGAGcatagcgccgccgccgaggaggtaaaataaaaaataaaattgccCCATTCTTTTACACTATCTTCTCATCCTTTGTGTCGTAGTATGAACACATTAAACTATCACATCTTTTGTTAGCGTACATGTACTGTAGCTTAACtgacaaaagagaaaaaaaatgaagttatTAGTTGATCAAATTGcttgtggaattttttttattttttttgggttggTGCAGGAAGTGAGGAGGATCAGGTCCCAGCATCTGACTGATCGGCAGGCCGTCGTCAACGGCAGGGTGAAGGGGAAGCTCAGTGTTACCAGAGCATTTGGTGCCGGCTACCTGAAGCAGGTATGGGCCTATATAAAGTGCTTCTTCTGTAGTTCTGTTTCTTTTGTACTGTGCCACATCAAGTACATATTTCTATTGTCAAGAGTCTGCTCTGTTGTGCATCATGCAGTTACTGATTTATCTTTTTCTTCAGCATCTAGCTCACTGAACACGTGCATTTCTCTGAACATGTTAGATGTAAGTAGTAGTGGTCGAAGAACTTACTAAGAGTAACGTCCTgtcacaagaaaagaaaagagtatTAAAGGAAGTGTGTGAAACGAATGATGTAGGTCTTCTCCTTAAGACAATCTGTTTTCGTCAGGCTTTGGCATCAGTAGGCCCTCTAATTCACACGTCCGTACTTGATTAGGCACTGTCCAACAGTTAGCTGAACAGCGATGCTATAGGCTGTGCTTGTTGACGAAAAACCTAAAAAAGGGCTGCGATTGTGACTCGCAATTCGTGCATCGATCCCACCCTGAAATTTCGACATAACCCACACTAGCAAAGAGAACAGTTTATCCATGTTCATCTCGATTTTCCTCTTTGCATTGAAACTACAGCCAAAAACCACCGTATAGTTTGCTCATATATCAACCTGGTTATCTGACATTTTCGGTGCCTCCGTTTTTTTGTTCCTCGCAGCCAAAATGGAACGACAGGCTGCTTGAAGCCTTCAAGGTTGATTACATCGGCGCCGAGCCATACATCAGCTGCACGCCGTCGCTGCGCCACCACCGGATCAGCTCCAACGACAGGTTCCTCGTGCTGTCTTCTGACGGGCTCTACCAGTACTTCACCAACAAGGAGGTGGTCGATCAGGTCGCCATGTTCACCGCCGAGCAGCCCGACGGCGACCCGGCGAAGCACCTCGTTGGAGAGCTCGTCCTCCGCGCCGCGAGGAAAGCCGGTGAGCAAAATACAATGCCCTCCTGTTTGACATTTAACAGATTGTTGCAAATTTAACTTGATTTCTTGAGCTTAGCTTGACAATGCTGTCATGATCGATTATGCAGGCATGGATTGCCGCAGGCTGCTCGAGATCCCGCATGGCGACAGGAGGAACTACCATGACGACGTGTCCATCATCGTCATGTCGTTCGAGGGGAGGATATGGAGATCGTCCGTTTAGGCTTTGCCAGGCCTGAACAAACGCCAGAAGCTTCAGAAGAGAGTCGGATGCCTTGCTTCGTTTAGGCTATAGTAGGCTACAGTAGACATCGGAAAAGGCAAAACAAAACAGTAGTAGTGCCCAAGCACATGTGCTCAAcacctaaaaaaaaaaaagagcacatGTGCTGATCtcctaaaaaaatctaaaaaaaaaaagagaaagaaaaccaACAAGTGCATAAGCTGATGTGCCATGATCGAACTGCCTAGTTCGAATCATGTGTTcttctttgtttgtttgttttgtttttttttttttttgccgaaaCTGCTGTACATAGTTCGGCAGGAGGAATGATGGTAGGTTCATGTAATTAGGTTTTTCGGCATGATGGCGATataaagaagaagaaagcaTATGCCCAATAATAACTGCTGTGTTTGTCGGTCTCAACAAGCCAATTCTGGAATCGATTCGGATTACCTTAGCAGCAATGGGCAGGATTCCTATTGCTGAAACCAAATTATTCTACATGCATTCCATCATGCACATCTTGAGTAACCGAGTTACTTGAGGGGTACTTGGTTTATTTTTGCCTGcccttctttctcttcctcGTATGCAATGACTTCATAACTAAAAAAAAACGCATACAGAGAGAAAAATGCACCTCtagaacaagaagaaaaaacagagaGGAACGGCTATAGAGTTTTGACATAGCAAACAACTGGTGCAAGCCCCATGTACGTCACTTGTGTTATAAAAAACCAGAAAGGTTTGAGCTCTGAACAGGCCAATTTTTAATGTAGAATTGATGGAGATGAAACAACAGAAGCAACTAATTAAAGAAGACACAATGGACAACAACATCGACAAATTAACTCCCAACTGGTGTGCCTGGAAAAACGACAACAGTACGTACGTCAATGGAGCTTTGTATTTATAAAATGCTCTCCAGAGAAAcagaggagaagaagaatcTACGTTGATTTCCTGGGTTTGAATCTCCCGGTCCAAGTTGAGAATTCGATAACTTCGGAAAGCTTTCCAGAGGAGGGAGAggactcgccgtcgccgggaaCATTGTTTAGGCCATGTTTTTGCTTAGGTCAACTctcgcatccatccatccaacaaGCCTAGTGTTGAGACCTATGCTAGCGTAAAAGAGAGCGTAGAAATTTATTTGAGCAAGTGGCAATAAAAAGGCCGCATCGAGACATGACCCGTGTCTATGTGCTAGATATCCGATCGACGATGTATATAGTTTGGCTTTTGAGTGAAGGAGTTTGCACGTTTTTCTCGTCAATTTTAATGGCTGTCCAAGTGCGTATTCTAGCTTGCGGGGTAATTAAGCAATTTTAATCTTTGTGCTGTTAATCTAAAGAAGAATCATATCATTCTCCATGTACTTGTACTGCTAATACTGATGTACACGTAAAATTCACATTTGTATCGAAAATCATATTACCTCtggttataaatatttgatgtttagaataaaatttgattaaactttTAAACTTTAACTATGATTTTTTATATTAGATTGAGTTTATAAAAATTAATGAGTTTGTGATATTATGATAGCACTGGTCAAGGCAAATCTATAAATATTACTCCTACTTGACATTTTCTTTAACATTTAGGGCAAGATTCCGTCAAACTATTGAAATTCCAACAAATAATTTCATATTAGAATTAATTTATAAAACCTAATAAGCGTGTGATATTATGATTGTaccttttttttggcaaatcTACTCATGCATTTATTTTTGCCTCTATACTTAGCATGTGAGAAATTATTGGTTATAGTGATTTTTTATAGGAGggagtttttattttatttttaaactaaTCATTCAAGAAGTTGTTAATGGTCgaagttttaaaagtttgatcaaattgtatcctaaatatcaaatatttgtGATCAGAAAAATTATTTATATGCACGACATAACATCTAAAAGTCTTTGAAGTACCAAAAGGTACTATACCTTGTATTGTCCACATCTAGCAACTTGCCAGTGGGGAGGTATCAAGAGATAACACAAATTAACAATAGGATATATGCTTATCTTCCCTATCACTCAACCGTAATATTTCAATGGTGAAATATTTGCCAACAACTACGGCGATTAAAGTATATCACTAATGATCACCATAGATATGTTGAGCTAGAGTTATCGATGATCTACAAGGTGTGTGCATGACATTTCCCTTAAGGCATGTTCAATAATGGAGTCCACAAGCTCCATTGTTTCATCTTCGGCCTATCAGTCGCAGCCAACATTTAAATTCTAGAACTTAAGTTTAGAGTTGCTATAAAATGATATCTATACCATATAAGGTATAATTGTTGCAATCTATTAGCTACATGATTTTCTACTAAAATGACCTCTCTTACCATTTTCCCCTCATTATCTTTCTTATCCATTTTATTTCTCCCTCCTAGAGCACCATAGCGTATACTCCTCTCCTTTATATTCCTCATTTATCCATATGTGTAAAAATGTGACATAAGCATGCTATAAGCTCACTGATATTGTATTTTCTTAGTAGAAATATTAGTTGTTTTCAAAAGAAAaccatattttgtttatttgtaaCAACTCAACctagtttttttaatcattATAGGAGCATACTCAATATCCATGACCCAGAGTGATCAAAGTTGGAACACAAAACCTATTTTAATTGCCATAATGTTTGATGACGACGAGGGCCCTGTAGTGGTTCCCACGTCCTAATAAAAACACGCCGAACCACCTCTACCGATTTC
Coding sequences:
- the LOC4332406 gene encoding probable protein phosphatase 2C 31, coding for MGNGITKNPCFSGDPYAAAVASDPLPDDSHGHSFTYVPSSAAAFDHSPRSAAASSETSYFSLSGAAISANPATSASMPSFRLYNELTWPPSTACTFESSRSFAAAPLIQAAPPRLSMSGPLHATSGRFSEASGSASTASDRFSDHPFMDGMLDRASSASSTARLMPSFSHLMSEPRVAQSGLSNERSLIRSLVRVASKLRFGVPLSGRRSNGPAEPTTKSDGDYRSTPKGNVEWAQGMAGEDRFHVAVSEEHGWVFVGIYDGFNGPDATDYLFANLYVAVHRELKGVLWDDIQGVDVVTDNLPDPALANATHLCFLDAGGVGGGGDDDPDAERKAKRGRIERNADDDGASSVHRDVLKALARALARTEEAFFAAAEERAAQSPELGLVGSCVLVMLMKGKDVYLMNVGDSRAVLARRREPDFKDIFFRPDQDLQLLKAEVMRELEAHDRNGLQCVQLTPEHSAAAEEEVRRIRSQHLTDRQAVVNGRVKGKLSVTRAFGAGYLKQPKWNDRLLEAFKVDYIGAEPYISCTPSLRHHRISSNDRFLVLSSDGLYQYFTNKEVVDQVAMFTAEQPDGDPAKHLVGELVLRAARKAGMDCRRLLEIPHGDRRNYHDDVSIIVMSFEGRIWRSSV